The nucleotide window CCGGCATAGACTCCCCCTTCGACGCCTTCGAGGTCAAGGCCGAGCCGCGCACCGAGAACAACCTCACCATCCGCACCTACGAGGTGGCCTACCTCACCGGCTTCCACGAATTCGGGAGGTTCGTGGCCAACCTGGCCCGCAACCTGCCCCAGGTGAGCCTGGGCGAGCTGACCCTGGTGGGGGTGGCCTCGCCCGTCGAGGGGCGGACGCTGCGCGGGAGCGTGGTGCTGTCCGTATTTTCGAGCCCCCTGGCCGATGGGGCGGCGGCGCCCGTCATCACCGAGGTCACCACGGGGGGCGTGGTCGAGGTCATCGAGCCCCACACCTACGACCCACGGGGCAAGCGCGACCCCTTCCTCATCCCCGGCCCCCAGCCCGGTTCTCAGCCCACGGCGGAGATGGCCAACCTGGCCAACCTCTACTACCGCGGAATGATGACCGTGGACGGGGTGCCCGCGGCGCTGGTGGAGGACGCCGCCGGATTCGGCTTCTCCCTGAAGGTCGGCGACCCCATCGCGGGCGGTAAGGTGGTCGGGATAACACCCGAGGAGCTGGTCATCAGCGCGCCGGGCTACGGCCGGCGAACGCTCAAGGTCACCCAGACGCCGATACCCGTCTACTGATATTCCCGACGGCATCCCCCGAGAGCCACGCCGATTTAATCGGCGTTTTTTTGCTTCACGGCGGGCGCGCCCGGAGCGAGACGGGGGCGGTTCCGATGCGGTGGAAGCGCGCCGCCCGACCGTCGCGGTGTGAACCACTCGGCAGGCCTAAAATATTCGGGTAGTATTTTGACTTTAACTTTTCGAGGTTCTATTATTCTAATGGGTGCTTGTATTTCGATACGTATTCGTTAAATCGAAAGGAGATCAAGTTATGCGCGGACGGGTTTTACTCTTGTCCGCCGCCCTCGCGCTGGCTCTGGCCTGCACGACCACCGGGCCGCAGCCGACCCCGAACGTGCCGGGGAACCTCGTCGCCGTGAGCGGCCTCGACTCCCGGGTGGACCTCGCCTGGCGGGAGCCGTCCACGGGCGAGCCTGAGAGTTATCGCGTGTACCGCTCGCCGGAGGGCGGGGTCTTCGACCAAATTGTCGAGATCAGCGGCAACCTAACGCTGTACACCGATCCGACCGCGGTCAACGGCACCAGTTACGAGTACCGCGTCACGGCGCTCAACGGCGACGCCGAGTCCAACCCCTCGGGCACCGCCTGGGCCACGCCCTACTACGACTTCGAGGAGGTGTGGTTCCTCTCGGACGCCTTTAATTACCTCCCGACGGAGGGCGACAGTGTTTTTTTCTGCACCCACAAAGCCTTCGATGATTACAACCGCCTGTGCCGGCTGAGCACCGACGGCGAGGTCGAGAGGCTCTCGGATATCGCCAACTGGGGGTATCCGGCGGTGGTGGGCGACTTGGTGTACACCTTCGAGTACAACGGGCTGAATATCATCCGTGTTTGGACGACGGACCTGGAACTGGTCGAGGCGTTCACCTTCGAGGGACCGAGCCGGAAGGAACTGGCTTACCACGACGGCGAGCTCTTCACCATCAACCGCGACGACTACGTGATTGACGTCCTGGACACCGAGGGGAACTACCTGCGCTCCATCGGTGAGCGCGGCCACGAGGGCCCTGGCATGGGCGACCCCTTCGGCCTGGACGTGAGCCCCGGTGGGACGCTCTACGTGGTGGACCAGGGCGGGGAGTCGCTGCTGGCCTTCGACGCGGTCTCCGGGGAGCTCGTCTGGCGCATCTCGGCGGAGGAGCTGCCGCCGGATTTCGTCTATCCGGCGGACGCGGCGGTGGCGCCGGACGGCTTCGTGTACCTCTTTTCGGGGTACTCGGGGGAGTTCATGGTAATCGACGCCGCCGGCAGGCAGATCAAGCGGGTGCCTTTTGAATACGGCGATACTGAAATGTACGCCGCCGTGTCCGACGACTTCACCGTCGCGATGGCCGAGGGTGATGACGTTGGCAGATACATGACGGCCTACAGGCCGGTGGGGTTCCCGGTCAGTCAAATACCGCCGCTGGTGGCGGTCAAGGGGGGTGGGGCACGTTGAGAAAGTCGGCCGTCCTTTTAATCGCGATAACCCTGTCCGCGGCCGCGTTCCAGCAATTCGGGGCAATCCAGCCCGAAGCGCCGACCGCCCCGGAGACCCAGGACGCGGAGGGCCACGAGATCAACGAGCTTTACATAGACTTCGTGGACAACGTGATTGACGACGCCCGGTGGCCGGGGGCGGACGGCCCGGAGCTTCTGTACGTCGGCCACTTCGGCTTCGGCGTGGTGGACAACTTCATCTCGTCGAATTATTTTGACTACCCTGAAACGTGGGAACTTGAGACGCAGTTCTACTTCGACTGGAACTGGCCGACCGAGGTCCCCTGGGGAGACCCGCCGCCGCAATACGGCGACGAGAACATCCTGACGTACATGACGGACGCGGACTGCACCGTCCCCCTCGGCGTGAGGCTGCGGCAGCACAGCTTCGGCTTTGCCGGCGAGCCCGACGAGGACTTCATCTTCATCCTCTGGACCGTGTACAACGCGGAGGGTGGGTATCTGGAGGACACCGCGGCCGGGCTTTACATGGACATCGACATACGCGGCGGCGATTACATCGAATTCACCCGCTATGATTCAGCCCACCAGTTCGCGTACATGTACGACGGGCTTAGCGATTTCAGCCTCCCCTACTTCGGCGCGGCGACGATGGGGGACGACCCCACGGGCAGCTACCACGGCTGGTCACAGAGGGACGACTTCGATTGGAGACCGGATGAGTTGTTTTACACCATGCTGTCCCAGGTGGGGCGGTTCCAGGAGCTGCCGGAGTTCTTCTATGACTGGCGGTTCCTGTTGGGCTTCCAGCTCTACGACCTGGCTCCCGGCGAGACCCAGGACTACGCTGTGGTCTTGGTGGCGGGGTGGGATTATCAGGAGATAGTGGAGAACCTAACCGCGGCGCGGACGAAATGGGAAAAGATATTCGGCGGCGGTTTGCCGGAGCCCTCGATCCCGCCGCGGATGACCCTCTCCGCCCCCTGGCCCTGCCCGACGCGGGACTCCGCCTCGTTCGAGGTGGAGCTCGCCGAACCGGGGGACGTCGAGGTGGCGCTCTACGACCTCTCCGGCCGGCGGGTGGACACGGTTTACGACGGGTACATGGCCGCGGGACGGAACGAGTTGAACCTCTGGGCCGGCGGCCTGCCCCCGGGGGTGTACCTCATCCAGGCCGCGACCGAGGGTGGCGCGGCGGTCCGGCGGCTGGTGATTGCGCGGTAAATAAATAACCATCGGCCATTGAACGTAGGGCGGGGAACCGAGCGAAGCGAGCTATGCGAAGCAAATCCTATCCCCGCCGCTTTCACCCCCCTCCCCGGCCCGTCGGCGCGCCGCCCCCCAGAGGGGGGAGGGGGAATAAGGCAGCCCTCACCCTTAATCCCGTGCCTCGCAGGCCTCCCACTGGGAGAGGGAAACCGCTGCACCACCCTCCCTAACCCTCCCCCCAAGGGGGGGAGGGGACCGCTGCAAGTCTCACCACGATTTGCGGTGACGTAGGGGCGGGCCTTCAGGCCCGCCCGCGGGCCGACCGCATGTCGGCCCCTACTTTTCGTGCTCTCATTCTTGATGCGTAAAAAGCGGGCCCCCAGAGGCTCGCTTTGTACAAATCGGACAGCCGACGAAAGATGGCTTACGAAGCCGGATATCTCCACCCAAAAAAGCGGGCCCCTTCGGGCCGGGGAGCCAAAACGATTAAGAGGCGCCGGAACTGCTTTAGCTCTCTTTTTCAGGACACAAAAAAGCGGGCCCCTTCGGGCCCGTGGAGCGGGAAACGAGACTTGAACTCGCGACCCTCGCCTTGGCAAGGCGATGCTCTACCACTGAGCTATTCCCGCGTCGGCAGAAAGGGAATCTATCACAGAGGTGGGCGGGTGTCAAGGTTCGGGGCGCGTGTTGGAAAAGCACCCGGAACGTGCTATACTCATTCAATTGTCGTTTTGAGCGCGGAAGTGGTTATTACCAAAGCGGAGACAAGGGGTTTAAACCCCTTGCCATTCACAAGCGAGAAGGAGGAAAGATGCGTCAGTTTCTTTTAGTGTTGATGGCGGGCCTGGCCCTGATTCTCGGAGGCTGCACCACCACCACTGGCGACGGCGACGGCGATCAGGTGGACACCCAGGCCTTCTACCCCAACGACAAGGACAACTACTGGACCTACGAGGTCACCGGAGACGATGCGCGGACGGAGACCTGGACCTGCATTGATGATCCCGATTACATCCTGGCCAACGGCCAGCAGCGGGTACGGATTCAAGATGCGGCAGATGCGGACGACACCTATATTGATGTCACCTATGAGGACAACGAAGAGGACAGCCTGATCTACGAGGGCGTCGAGATTTACGAGGACGGCTCTCGTGAATTGATCTACTTCTGGGACGACGATCCCTGGATGCTGCTGAACTGGAAATCGGACGGCCTGGATGTGGGCGATAACTGGGATTCCTGGTCCATCACCGGCTTCAACTATCCCGAGATCTTCGGCATCAGCGACACCGTGGCCGATGAGCTGGGCTTCGATCTGACGGCCGATGTGGTGGACACGGACGAGTTCGATTACAACGGCGAGACGCTCACCGCCTATGTGATCGAGATTACCGGCGACATCATCTTCGAGCTGGACGGCGTGGACGAGGATCAATGGCACCACTACGCCTACCAGAAGGATTACTACTTCGTGCCGGAGTTCGGCTATGTCGCCATCCAGGAGTACACTGAACAGTACGAACAAATGGTGCCGACCAACCACTGGACGCTCACGGACACCAACGTACCCGTCCCCGAATAGTTCACCCGTAACGACGAAGGGCGTCCCTCGGGGCGCCCTTTTTTTTATTGGAGCAACGGGCGGCCTACGGAGTTGCTGCCCTGCAACTTTCAATTGCCGTAGGGCGGGGATTCCTATCCCCGCCGCTTTTTTAAACGGTAGCCCTCACCCCCAAGCTGCGATGACGTAGGGGCGGGTCTTTTC belongs to bacterium and includes:
- the pilO gene encoding type 4a pilus biogenesis protein PilO, whose protein sequence is MGKRRFKDPVVQKAVLVYLIAALAAYLIFHYGVLGAYREADEAREGNARLRTELQTALADSARAGELAAEIEANEGQIDDLRRSLPPSLNEAELIRRVTQAAQSAGIDSPFDAFEVKAEPRTENNLTIRTYEVAYLTGFHEFGRFVANLARNLPQVSLGELTLVGVASPVEGRTLRGSVVLSVFSSPLADGAAAPVITEVTTGGVVEVIEPHTYDPRGKRDPFLIPGPQPGSQPTAEMANLANLYYRGMMTVDGVPAALVEDAAGFGFSLKVGDPIAGGKVVGITPEELVISAPGYGRRTLKVTQTPIPVY
- a CDS encoding T9SS type A sorting domain-containing protein — protein: MRKSAVLLIAITLSAAAFQQFGAIQPEAPTAPETQDAEGHEINELYIDFVDNVIDDARWPGADGPELLYVGHFGFGVVDNFISSNYFDYPETWELETQFYFDWNWPTEVPWGDPPPQYGDENILTYMTDADCTVPLGVRLRQHSFGFAGEPDEDFIFILWTVYNAEGGYLEDTAAGLYMDIDIRGGDYIEFTRYDSAHQFAYMYDGLSDFSLPYFGAATMGDDPTGSYHGWSQRDDFDWRPDELFYTMLSQVGRFQELPEFFYDWRFLLGFQLYDLAPGETQDYAVVLVAGWDYQEIVENLTAARTKWEKIFGGGLPEPSIPPRMTLSAPWPCPTRDSASFEVELAEPGDVEVALYDLSGRRVDTVYDGYMAAGRNELNLWAGGLPPGVYLIQAATEGGAAVRRLVIAR